A portion of the Pseudoxanthomonas sp. JBR18 genome contains these proteins:
- a CDS encoding cupin domain-containing protein: MNKLPPIEVDATKLPPLGMPPQVFLRDYWQKRPLLIRNAFPGFVSPIEPGDLAGLACEEAALSRLIVHDRNRDAWSVRSGPFEEDEFPGMPDHDWTLLVQDVDKWDPDIAALLEAFAFLPRWRIDDIMVSFAATGGSVGAHVDQYDVFLLQAHGHRRWQIDASPNPPLAFRDDVELKLLRQFSPTHDWVLAPGDMLYLPPGVPHHGVAEDPCLTFSVGMRAPSAAELIGDYLDTLVADADEAIRYQDRDLAAPTDPNEIDAAAMGRVVEALNALRMNDPDRLGEWFGRFITTYRSAGEAAVPELAPDHAELETALAQGAVLQRHPMTRMAWRRAARGAVLFASGQALPMSVRDARALAAAAELDAAAYQTLGEQGRQAVSALVTSGHYVLPGTDDDDEFDAA; this comes from the coding sequence ATGAATAAACTCCCTCCAATCGAGGTCGACGCCACAAAGCTGCCACCGCTGGGGATGCCGCCGCAGGTGTTCCTGCGTGACTACTGGCAGAAGCGTCCGCTGCTGATCCGCAACGCTTTCCCGGGCTTCGTCTCGCCGATCGAGCCGGGCGATCTGGCCGGCCTGGCCTGCGAAGAGGCAGCGCTGTCGCGCCTGATCGTGCATGACCGCAATCGGGATGCCTGGTCAGTGCGCAGCGGCCCGTTCGAAGAGGACGAATTCCCGGGCATGCCCGACCACGACTGGACCCTGCTGGTGCAGGACGTGGACAAGTGGGATCCGGACATCGCCGCGCTGCTGGAGGCCTTTGCCTTCCTGCCGCGCTGGCGGATCGACGACATCATGGTCAGCTTCGCGGCCACCGGCGGTTCGGTCGGCGCGCACGTGGACCAGTACGACGTGTTCCTGCTGCAGGCGCACGGCCATCGCCGCTGGCAGATCGATGCCTCGCCCAATCCGCCGCTGGCTTTCCGCGACGATGTCGAGCTCAAGCTGCTGCGCCAGTTCAGCCCCACCCACGACTGGGTGCTGGCGCCGGGCGACATGCTGTACCTCCCGCCAGGCGTCCCCCATCACGGCGTGGCCGAAGACCCGTGCCTGACTTTCTCGGTCGGCATGCGCGCGCCCTCGGCCGCCGAACTGATCGGCGATTACCTCGACACCCTGGTCGCCGATGCCGACGAGGCGATCCGTTACCAGGACCGGGACCTCGCCGCGCCAACCGACCCGAACGAGATCGATGCCGCCGCGATGGGGCGCGTGGTCGAAGCGCTCAACGCCCTGCGTATGAACGACCCGGATCGGCTGGGTGAGTGGTTCGGCCGTTTCATCACCACTTATCGCAGTGCCGGAGAAGCCGCGGTGCCCGAACTGGCGCCGGACCACGCCGAACTGGAGACCGCCCTGGCGCAAGGCGCGGTGCTGCAGCGCCACCCCATGACCCGCATGGCCTGGCGCCGGGCGGCCCGGGGCGCGGTCCTGTTCGCCAGCGGCCAGGCGCTGCCCATGTCGGTGCGCGATGCCCGCGCCCTGGCCGCCGCCGCCGAGCTGGATGCAGCCGCATACCAGACCTTAGGCGAACAGGGCCGCCAGGCGGTTTCGGCTCTGGTAACGTCCGGCCATTACGTGCTGCCCGGGACCGATGACGATGACGAGTTCGACGCCGCTTGA